attgattagcgagagagatttgtcatgttcttttgagctcttgcgcttggattgcttcttttctttctcacttgttcttgtgatcaaaactccattgtaatcaaggcaagaggcaccaatagtgtggtggcccttgcggggaagttttgttcctgactttgatttgagaagagaagctcactcggtccgagggaccgtttgagagagggaagggttgaaagagacccggcctttgtggcctcctcaacggggagtaggtttgagagaaccgaacctcggtaaaacaaatccgcgtgtctcacttcattatttgcttgcgatttgttttccgccctctctcgtggactcgattatatttctaacgctaacccggcttgtagttgtgattatttttgagaatttcagtttcgccctattcaccccccctctaggcgactatcaactggcgtcgtccacttgctcggggttggcgtgtcgcggggagacagcgctcgccttcgtctcaaacgcgaggtcgacgcccgacgcgccccccgttggggcgctggggacgtcgactcgctcgacaaccgacgaggcgcagcctcccgcttggccttggttgccccgcctcctcctccgttggcgggggagaggacggggcgagctcggatgttgttcttccaccacgcggggaagacgtcgtcgattccgccgccggcgggcgggctgccggccgccattgtcgttgtcgcgcggcggtggaaggagtatcatgtcgtagctgccgtcgaaggacatgaactcaagactcccgaaacggagcaccgtcctgggtcggagaggttgctggagactgcccatctggagcttgacgggaagctgttcgtcaacacgcagcaggcccctacctggcgcgccaactttcggcgtttcgagaccggggggtccctaagccgacgagtgaatgtcgctgcgtgccccagcccagatgggtcgagcgcgtgggcgagcgcgaaggggggaagcgaggtggccggagttgggcgtgagagaggtggaaatcccgcggccttcatgttcgtcccgcgcccaggtcgggtgcgcttgcagtagggggttacaagcgtccacgcgggtgagggaagcgagcggccccaagagagcgtctgtcccgtcctcgtccccgcgcggccaaccttctctaagagggccctggtccttccttttatagtcgtaaggagtggatccaggtgtacaacgggggtgtagcagcgtgctacgtgtctagcgggggagagctagtgccctaagtacatgccgatgtggcagccggagagatcttggcacccagctcgtgtgatgtcgtgcccgtcggaggagcaacggagcctggcggagggacaactgtcggagcggttgagtccttgctgacgtcctcctacttccgtaagagagctgagagccgccgtcgtcacagagcttgcagggcgccatcattgcctatctggcggagctagccagatgggacaccggtcttgttctctgcggcccgagtcggctcggggtaggatgatgatggcgcttcctgttgacgtggctggcctgcgccctaggttgggtgacgtggaggctcctccgaagccgaggtcgagtctgtcttccgtggccgaggccgagtccgagcccctgggtcgggcgaggcagaggtcgttcggcagaggccggggcggagtccgagccctggggtcgggcgaagcggagttcgtcgtcttctggggctgagcccgagtccgagccctggggtcgggcggagcggagttcgccgtcttccgggacttagcccgagtccgagccctggggtcgggcggagcggaattcgtcgtcttctggggctgagcccgagtccgagccctggggtcgggcggagcggagttcgtcgtcttccgggacttagcccgagtccgagccctggggtcgggcggagcggagttcgccgtcttccgggacttagcccgagtccgagccctagggtcgggcggagcggagttcgccgtcttccgggacttagcccgagtccgagccctggggtcgggcggagcggagttcgccgtcttccgggacttagcccgagtccgagccctggggtcgggtggagcgcagttcgccgtcttccgggacttagcccgagtccgagccctggggtcgggcggagcggagcttcctatggtgcctttggcagggcctgactgcccgtcagtctcactctgtcaagtggcactgcagtcggagtggcgcaggcggcgctgtcctttggtcaggccggtcagtggagcggcgaagtgacggcggtcacttcggctctgccggggggcgtgtgtcaggacaaaggtgtcaggccacctttgcgttaaatgctcctgcgattcggtcggtcggtgcggcgatttagtcagggttgcttcttagcgaaggcagggcctcgggcgagccggagatgtgtccgccgttggaggggggcctcgggcgagacggagttcctccagggtcggctgcccttgtccgaggctaggctcgggcgaggcatgatcgagtcgctcgaacggactgatccctgacttaatcgcacccatcaggcctttgcagctttatgctgatgggggttaccagctgagaattaggcgtcttgagggtacccctaattatggtccccgacactaagaCATATGGAGTATTGACAAATCATCTCAAGTTGACACTAAACCTACATGTGTTATTTCCTCTAACTGAATCCTACATGTGTTGTTCTCTCGTACTGAAAGCATCCATGTCAAAAAAGGGAGCCAAAGATTGAATCGAAGAAAGGTACAAGCTCTAACTCGCGTACCTAGGTGCTCAATGCCGGCAAAAGAGAACAACTCTTAACACCTGGCTTAGGGCGATGGCGGGAGCCCACAAGTTGTCTGAGTGTGGCCGACGCCCAAAAGAGAACAGCTGCTGGTTCCGCTTGGGCGTCTGCGCGGCGTACTAGGAGTGGAGCATGGACTTGGTGACATCGTAGGCGGGGGCTGGTGGTGACCGGTGGGCAGCAGCGTCGGATACGGAGGTGGAGGAGGTGGCGGTGGTGGCATGGGCGTCGTGGTGGCCGCGGCGGCGGGAGCCAGAGGAGCCGTCATCGGAGGAGTCAGAGGAGGATGGGGATGGAGGTGAGAGCGCGGCGGACGGAGGCGACGAAGGGGCCTTGCTTCTGGCGGCGGAACTCCGGGTGGTAGAAAAGAGGAAATAGGGTTTGGTCCATAGTTCAACTGGAGGTGGGCCTCTACGGCCAATTTTGGGCGCCAGAAAAAATTGGGTGCCGCGCGCGAGAGGCAATTACTCTTTGGTCTTTATTCCGACTGACGGTGAGATGCTATTAGTGAGAATTGCCGACCGACGAAGCATCGCTATTCACATATAAATATAACGACTGATACTTAGTTGAAATATAGATATATGCCGACTCACAATCTGTGGCAATATATACCGACTAACAGTTCGACGGGAATTCTCTATTTATAGCGACAGTCGTCCGACGCTAATTTGGTGTTGTGGTATAGTGATTGTCTGTCTATTCGAGTTTCAGGTTCACGTTTGGTTCCTGTCTGTGCTATATTTCGGGTTATGGGTTAGGGTTCATTTCTGGACTTTAAAACCCCAATAGACTCAATAACCCAAAATGTAGAAAAGAGCTTAACATGTAAATGATATTAGTATGTGATCTATGAACTTATTAGTTAAAAATTATGATATCATCTTAATGATAGTAtaaatatatatgtatatatatgataTGTTTATAGTCACTTATTGTAATAATAGTACTTCTATTTAATTGTTTATTGCATATATTTTAACAAAATACACTAGTCTCTATTATTTGGTCTATTCGGTGGACGAAATAGACCAAACCAAAATTATTGGTCCATTCAGGGTTGGTTCCTAAAACTATTCAGGTTCGGTTCGATTCTCATTTTTGAGAAACCGAAATTTGAAAAAACCTGATTAGACCAACCGAATTACTCTAAGGTTCCGTTTGTTtcttttcattttgaggaattggaatcttactaatggatTAGGCTAGTTTTTTTAGAATgtaacattccaccactttcgaaagttatcatataagcctatctcaaattcatggggtgagagatggaaattaattctatagatttacatgctattttttcgatgcacaacttatagcacactcttctacttgcttcgctataacataaatgtagtatataactatctctctcatgatttaggataatatacaaatatattacatatataaatatatgaatttaattagttttgtataaattataattattaaaatgaaattcaattccaacgaaacaaacgaggcctaatagaccgaatgcccaTCCCTAAGCGCACTCATGACCTATCGGAATTAGGTCTGAGCCGATTACACCaaccgaattaccctaatagaccgaatgcccaCCCCTAAGCGCACTCATGACCTATCGGAATTAGGTCTGAGTGCGCAGGCCGCTGGCAGGGCGCAACACGATGAGTCATGCCGAGCCTCAAGCTACGAAGGCCAAGGGTCGACATAGCCCGAATGATGGCGCTCGGGGTCCACGCTGCCCGTGCTGTCCGCAATAAAGAATATGAGATAGCTAGATGACCGTAAGCACGCGTGGCTTTATCCCATAATAGAACACTCAATTTTACCATCACCTAGTGGCTCCTTTCTAAGGAAGCCACAGCTAGCTGACCCCTCCTTGGTCTATAAAAGGAGGAGGCCGGCCCCGAGCACGAGCTCAGTCTCTCTTTTGGTGGTCTTTTGGAGAGGGAGAGTTCTCTCGGACGACGCAAGGATGGATCCCAGGCAAAAAGACACATAGAAGGACTGATGAACAGGAGGAGGACCTGGAGGCCGGAGCTCCACCGTCAAACCAAATACTTAGCTAGGACTCCAGCTTGTAACCACCTCCACCACGAATAAAAGACTTAGGAGACTCTACTTTGTCTCTCACCTGCTTGTAACTCTTACTACGATGTTTAATCATCAATGGTGTCGATAGCGAAAGCCGCTGATGATTGAATGTATGTACGTTCtgcccgaaccagtataaatcttgcgtCCATCATGTACACAGTCCAGAGCTTGAAACACTTGAAACACGTACAATAAATTTACGACACGTGTCTAGGCTCACCGATACCATGTGGAGTGACTGATCGAGTAACGAGGTTCACGAGCGGATTGATGTCTTGCTGTGGAGAATGGAGAGGAAGAAGTCAAGAAGCGCAGTGCAAGTGCAAGCGTGGTGTGAAGTGTGATAGGCAATGCTAGCGCGGCGCTCAGCAGCTGCTGCTGCTCGTGCCCGGCCACAAACGTTATCCTCCTAGATATGGCCAGAGTTTTTGCAGCCAAGAAGAGGGCCGGCCGACCGCCCCCCACCCCACGTATTAACAAAACGCCTCCCGAAGCAGACAGAGCCTCACTCCGCGCGCCCGCGCAGCGAAGCTGGAGGGAGCATGGAGCTGAGGCCGCCGCGCCTGCGACCGTGAGCACGCTCTGTAGCCAGCCGGGTCCGGCTGGGCGGCCATGGCAGCCACCGTTCTCTTCACTCCGGCGCAGTGCCACCGCGCCACCGCGACGACGAGCGGGCGGGGAGCCCCCTCGCATTGCGCCCTGGCCCCTGGGCACCGGCGCCCGGGGCGGGGATCGGTGAGGGCGGTGCCTCCCGAGCAGAGCAGCTTGCCTcaggcggcggcggctgctgtCTACGGGACTGCTGGCGACGTCAAGGCCGCGCTGTACCGAGCGCTGGACGGCGCCAACAGGGGGATATTCGGGATGACGTCCGCCAAGCGCTCGGAGATCCATGGCCTGGTGGAGCTGCTCGAGTCCAGGAACCCCACGCCGGAGCCCACCGCCAAGCTGCAGGACAAGGTACCTTTTTTTCCCCCATCATTGTTAACTATATAGCATATGCTGGATGCAATACAGAACACTAGTTGGTGAACATAGT
This portion of the Zea mays cultivar B73 chromosome 2, Zm-B73-REFERENCE-NAM-5.0, whole genome shotgun sequence genome encodes:
- the LOC100286112 gene encoding structural molecule isoform X2; its protein translation is MAATVLFTPAQCHRATATTSGRGAPSHCALAPGHRRPGRGSVRAVPPEQSSLPQAAAAAVYGTAGDVKAALYRALDGANRGIFGMTSAKRSEIHGLVELLESRNPTPEPTAKLQDKVDGCWKLIYSTISILGKKRTKLGLRDFISLGDFLQIIDVKQRVDIKLESSTITPEQLMNIFQKNYDMLLDIFNPEGWLEITYVDESLRIGRDDKENIFVLERADLPDV